The region ATGATCCCTCCTACTGCGTCTCCAAATCCGAGAAAGCCTATTAACCACAAAACAACTAGAACCACAGCGATGATATATAAGAGATTTCCCATAAATTTTTATATGTTATTATTTGAAATAAATAGACATATTTTATTAACCTCTATATAAAAAAAAATGTTAT is a window of Sporocytophaga myxococcoides DSM 11118 DNA encoding:
- a CDS encoding lmo0937 family membrane protein, with the translated sequence MGNLLYIIAVVLVVLWLIGFLGFGDAVGGIIHVLLVLAVVAFLLRIIRGA